The bacterium genome includes a region encoding these proteins:
- a CDS encoding C25 family cysteine peptidase, producing the protein MKKLLLSIAFLCGLSISQDLGARYLIITHDNYYDAILPLAQWKHKKGMRTKVVKLSAIGSTSTAIKNYIVNAYNNWQVKPEYLLLVGAPNYLPFPQVGGVYTDNYYTNMDGDIYNEILSGRLTVHNTTEAQAVVAKMLKYERAPLITDSLWFKKACLIVNEEGNYAYDTIYWNDAKYVANRLVANGYVYVDTFSRNQGDDYNSVINAANQGRDFVLYRGNATNNWYMPFNVNPDNLANGEKLPIVVSATCGTLGTGGTPATAERWFLTGSPTNLRGASGYFATTTSGYNLAHLRSAVARGFFDGIFVNKCRTFGQACENGRIRVYQTYGSYSEFYGFTTIGDPEMNIWTSNPKPIVVVHDTVLFPNINDTMNVQVFKQGTAVESAYVCIIYDTVLYQTAYTDINGSASFYFTLPDTGHMDITVTGRNLYPYEGQIPVACNSAYLAYDHNTINDSLGDDDGQVDPGETILLWATVHNMSPITAEGVAAYLRTNDTLVFLGDSVSMYGTIPGGNLSSGLNPFICNVSSHTDSHAIDFSIVMKDAYGDTWGGNFSIITTGEENGGGTGPDPYGYYIYDDTDSASGNEPGYDWFEIAAPTGGPGSIIPEITDEDADTVTIPLPFTFNFYGITYDSIGISSNGIVELGAATYALDDNGPIPRPGRPKRLSASFWDDLDPSTVANGHGDIYQYYDAASHRWILEYYQVALGYGFYSWETFQVILRDPAYYPTPTGDGEFLYFYDSVSNVNSSTVGIEDETETRGLQYVFNGLYDKHAAVLQDGRALLVTTKPPVEGAHEPWLHLTGHMTGDSLGGDGDGVLEPGETVQVALTVANGGDTLAGSVSGTVRTASSSVVPVDSLADFGRIAAGGAAGNMTDPFEITIAANPVDTVVGCVVHFVCNGG; encoded by the coding sequence ATGAAGAAACTGCTTTTAAGCATCGCTTTTCTTTGCGGACTGTCGATCAGCCAAGACTTGGGTGCCAGGTACCTGATCATCACCCATGATAATTACTACGACGCGATCCTGCCGCTGGCGCAATGGAAGCATAAAAAGGGAATGAGGACCAAGGTCGTCAAGCTCTCGGCGATTGGATCGACTTCGACCGCGATCAAAAACTACATTGTCAACGCGTACAACAACTGGCAGGTCAAACCCGAATATCTGCTGCTCGTGGGCGCCCCCAATTATCTGCCGTTCCCGCAAGTGGGCGGCGTTTACACCGACAATTACTACACGAACATGGACGGCGATATCTATAATGAGATACTGTCCGGCCGTTTGACCGTTCACAACACGACCGAAGCCCAGGCCGTCGTTGCTAAGATGTTAAAGTATGAAAGGGCACCCCTTATCACCGACTCGCTTTGGTTTAAGAAAGCGTGTCTGATCGTCAATGAAGAAGGTAATTATGCCTACGATACCATCTACTGGAACGACGCTAAGTACGTGGCGAATCGTTTAGTCGCCAACGGGTATGTATATGTTGATACTTTTTCAAGAAATCAGGGTGATGATTATAACTCAGTCATCAATGCCGCGAACCAGGGGCGGGATTTTGTCTTGTACCGCGGTAACGCGACCAATAATTGGTACATGCCCTTCAATGTAAACCCGGATAATCTTGCCAACGGAGAAAAACTGCCGATAGTCGTTTCAGCGACATGCGGTACGCTCGGTACCGGCGGAACGCCGGCAACGGCGGAGCGCTGGTTCCTTACCGGCTCGCCGACAAATCTTCGTGGGGCTTCCGGATATTTCGCGACCACAACCAGCGGGTACAATCTGGCGCACTTGAGGAGCGCGGTCGCCCGCGGATTTTTTGACGGGATTTTTGTCAATAAATGCCGCACTTTTGGGCAGGCATGCGAAAACGGCAGGATCCGAGTATATCAGACATACGGATCCTATTCTGAATTTTACGGGTTTACCACGATCGGCGATCCGGAGATGAACATATGGACGTCGAACCCCAAGCCGATCGTCGTTGTCCACGATACCGTATTGTTTCCCAATATCAACGATACCATGAACGTTCAGGTCTTCAAGCAAGGCACAGCCGTGGAGTCGGCTTATGTTTGCATTATATACGATACGGTTTTATATCAAACGGCTTATACCGATATTAATGGATCCGCGAGTTTTTATTTTACCCTTCCTGATACGGGACACATGGACATAACCGTGACCGGGAGAAATCTGTATCCATACGAAGGCCAGATACCAGTAGCATGCAACAGCGCGTACCTTGCGTACGATCATAATACGATCAATGATTCGCTGGGTGATGATGACGGCCAGGTCGATCCGGGAGAGACGATCCTTTTATGGGCAACCGTTCACAATATGAGCCCGATCACCGCCGAGGGCGTAGCAGCATATCTGCGGACCAACGACACGCTGGTCTTTCTTGGCGATAGCGTATCTATGTACGGTACTATTCCAGGAGGAAACTTGTCTTCCGGCTTGAACCCGTTCATCTGCAACGTATCAAGCCATACCGACTCCCACGCGATCGATTTCAGCATTGTTATGAAAGACGCTTACGGCGATACCTGGGGCGGGAATTTTTCGATCATAACGACGGGAGAGGAAAACGGCGGCGGAACCGGTCCTGATCCTTATGGTTACTATATTTATGACGATACTGACAGCGCCTCAGGCAACGAGCCCGGCTATGACTGGTTCGAGATCGCGGCTCCGACCGGGGGACCGGGCAGTATTATCCCCGAGATCACCGATGAGGACGCAGACACGGTGACTATTCCGTTGCCTTTTACTTTTAACTTCTACGGCATAACCTATGATTCCATCGGTATATCATCCAACGGTATCGTGGAACTGGGGGCCGCCACTTATGCGCTTGATGATAACGGACCCATCCCTCGTCCCGGACGACCCAAAAGGCTTTCCGCGTCGTTCTGGGACGATCTTGATCCCAGCACCGTGGCCAATGGGCACGGCGATATTTACCAGTATTATGACGCAGCGTCTCACCGTTGGATCCTGGAATACTATCAGGTGGCTTTGGGATACGGATTTTATTCCTGGGAGACCTTTCAGGTCATCCTGCGCGACCCGGCATATTACCCGACGCCGACGGGCGACGGCGAATTCCTTTATTTTTATGATTCGGTCAGCAATGTGAATAGCAGCACGGTCGGCATTGAGGATGAGACCGAGACGCGCGGATTGCAGTATGTTTTTAACGGTCTCTATGATAAGCATGCAGCGGTGCTTCAGGATGGCCGTGCCTTATTGGTGACGACGAAGCCGCCGGTCGAGGGCGCGCATGAGCCGTGGCTGCATCTAACCGGGCATATGACCGGGGATTCACTGGGCGGTGATGGTGACGGGGTACTGGAGCCCGGCGAGACGGTGCAGGTGGCGCTGACCGTAGCGAACGGCGGGGATACGCTGGCCGGGAGCGTGTCGGGTACGGTCCGGACGGCGTCATCGAGCGTGGTGCCGGTTGATTCATTGGCGGATTTTGGGCGTATCGCGGCCGGTGGTGCCGCGGGCAATATGACGGATCCGTTCGAGATCACGATCGCGGCCAATCCGGTGGATACGGTGGTGGGTTGCGTGGTTCATTTTGTCTGTAACGGCGGG